In Thermotomaculum hydrothermale, a single genomic region encodes these proteins:
- the rsfS gene encoding ribosome silencing factor — MENVDLFVNTVINAAEDKKAENIEVLKVSDLTTIADFFVIMTGNSKVQNQAIADAIVEKAGKKGLFSVEGYDLAEWILLDYGSVIVHIFTPEKREFYDLESLWADAEKILKRDEN; from the coding sequence ATGGAAAATGTGGATTTATTTGTTAATACTGTTATAAACGCAGCTGAGGACAAAAAGGCTGAAAATATAGAGGTTTTAAAGGTTAGTGATTTAACCACTATTGCAGATTTTTTTGTAATAATGACTGGAAATTCAAAGGTGCAAAACCAGGCGATAGCAGATGCAATAGTTGAGAAGGCTGGCAAAAAGGGGCTTTTCAGTGTTGAAGGATATGACCTTGCAGAGTGGATACTTCTTGATTACGGTTCTGTTATTGTTCACATTTTCACTCCAGAAAAGAGAGAGTTTTACGACCTTGAAAGCCTCTGGGCTGATGCGGAAAAGATTTTAAAGAGAGATGAAAATTAA
- the nadD gene encoding nicotinate (nicotinamide) nucleotide adenylyltransferase encodes MIGFYGGSFNPIHIGHIEVSKFLLKSPYIEKICFTPVYKHPFNKSLAPFEDRVNMIKLAIQRENNLCLSEAEKEKGGVSYTIDLLEFLKDKFGDNFFFLGGLDTLNSIDRWKDWEYIVSNFNILFTTRAEVNLDSEKIEKVKQVSKRNFNIVKKIEDLNPKGLNLIEVPYIPVSSTLIRNRIKNGEDLSGILHSNVISYIYRKKLYKE; translated from the coding sequence ATGATAGGATTTTACGGGGGAAGCTTTAATCCAATCCACATAGGGCATATTGAGGTTTCTAAATTTTTGTTAAAATCCCCATACATTGAGAAAATATGCTTTACTCCAGTCTATAAGCACCCATTTAATAAATCACTTGCCCCTTTTGAAGACAGGGTTAATATGATTAAACTTGCAATTCAAAGGGAAAATAACCTTTGTCTGTCTGAAGCAGAGAAGGAAAAGGGTGGCGTATCCTATACCATAGATTTACTTGAGTTTTTAAAGGATAAATTCGGGGATAACTTCTTTTTTTTAGGGGGTCTTGACACTTTAAACTCAATTGATAGGTGGAAAGACTGGGAGTATATAGTTTCAAACTTTAACATTCTCTTTACCACAAGGGCAGAAGTCAATTTAGATAGTGAAAAAATAGAAAAGGTAAAACAGGTTTCTAAAAGAAATTTCAACATTGTTAAAAAAATTGAGGATTTAAACCCCAAAGGGTTGAACCTTATTGAGGTTCCCTATATTCCTGTGTCATCCACTTTAATAAGGAACAGGATAAAAAATGGTGAAGATTTAAGTGGAATATTACATTCTAATGTAATATCATATATTTACCGAAAAAAACTTTATAAGGAGTAA
- a CDS encoding 23S rRNA (pseudouridine(1915)-N(3))-methyltransferase RlmH: MKIKFIWPGETKESCLSKLESNYIKKISRFIKCEKIVFKSRFNEEKSKQIAFEEGEIEKRCGNLNNLILLTEKGKEMDSFEFAKFLEKKLNFQSDDIVFAVGGENGFSENFFKKGMFLLSLSKMTFTHEFARIILLEQVYRAFTIIKNIKYQR, encoded by the coding sequence ATGAAAATTAAGTTTATTTGGCCAGGTGAAACAAAAGAATCCTGTTTATCTAAACTGGAAAGTAATTATATAAAAAAAATATCAAGGTTTATTAAGTGCGAAAAGATTGTGTTCAAATCAAGGTTTAATGAAGAAAAAAGCAAGCAAATTGCATTTGAGGAAGGTGAAATAGAAAAAAGGTGTGGCAATTTGAACAATCTTATACTTTTAACAGAAAAGGGAAAGGAAATGGACTCCTTTGAATTTGCAAAATTTTTGGAAAAAAAACTCAATTTTCAATCTGACGATATAGTATTTGCTGTCGGCGGTGAAAACGGGTTTAGTGAAAATTTCTTTAAAAAGGGAATGTTTTTGCTCTCTCTTTCAAAAATGACATTTACACATGAATTTGCACGAATTATACTATTAGAGCAGGTGTATAGAGCGTTTACCATAATAAAAAACATAAAGTATCAGAGGTAA